TCTTTATTATACTTACTATAgttaagaaaagatatattttaagatatatcttttacCCTCGTGGACAAGTAGCCGTATAGGTTAAAGTTGCGCCCCGGGGAGTTTGATAGGAACCTCGCCGGTGGATTGTCGAGTAAAGAGCGCTATGTAGAGTGGAAGAGGATTGGCTAAAATGATCGGGGTTTATATGATAATACCCATTTAGATTGAGCCATAGCGCTGAATCTCACTATCTTCTCGCAGAAAGTAATGTGGCCTGTTCTATCTTGCATATGTACTCTGCCCTTCACAGCTAATTTACTTTTAATCCCTCCCCTATATATTGACAAAGACTATGCTTCAACTTTATGAAGGATGTTAGTTGAGGCATATCAAGAAACCTCAATCAATTATCTCAACGAAGGTCATTGCCAAAGCCCccttcaccttcaccttcgTCATCGCATCCACCACCCAGCGAAGTCTGACCCCACTGCCACCATGAGCTTTTGACCGCCTCCCGCGGCGGACAGATATCTTCGAAATCGAAAGCTAGATTGAGGTTGTGTCTATCCCTGACCCTGCGGAAAGTCTTCAATGCTTGACAGCACTCCAGTGCGGTGGATGCCTCGGAGGAAAGGACGCGCCTGGTGCCAACCGCCGACGGTCCCTGCTGCTCATCGCGGTAGAATGTACTCAGAGTACCCAATTGCGGATCTGCGAGATTGGCATCGCTGAAGACATAATCTGTCTCGAATTTCAGGGTATTGTTGGCAGCCCAGTAGTTGAGTATATGCGCCTTGCAGCCCATTTCAGTGCACTCGATCTTCTCGGAGTACTCGTACCAGACATAGTCAAGCGAATCGGCGCGACAATGCGAGTAGTCGGTCTCTGGGGAGGCAGCTAACCACCTGGCAAGACTATCTGTCAGCAATCGAGTCCATTCTGTGTTGCATACAGGAATGTATGCCGCGGGGGAGTGGAGCGCCATACCAGCCGAAGCTCAGGTAGCCTTTCTCAGTAGCATAGCAAAAGAAGTTCTCGCCTTCCAGGGTGCGATCGCGGGGGTGCTGGGTGTTCCAATCTGGATAATTGAAGACAGCGACTCCGTTAAAAACAAACGGGAATAAATTGGGATTGTCCAGGGCCACGATACTCGCATTGGCAACATGTGCAACACAGCCTATGCCGAGAACagaggagaggatggccTTCATTTTGTTGTTTGGAGAAGTTCTTGACGGTTGCTGAGAACGGCGAAATCACCTTGCATTTTATGCAGCAGCACAGGTCTTTTATCACCTTCATCCATCAAGCAAGGGCATCGAGACCAGGAGCATTACAGCTTCTCCACATGATTACTCTTGCAACTTGCCCTGCTCCTTCCTGAGCCAGGTAGCCTCTGCATACAGCTCTTGCGTTACATTCCATCTGAGACTAATTGGTAATTGCGAAAGTCCTGGAATCACCTGCCTCTGCAACGCGGAATGCTCGACGTGACGTCAACGACAGGGACTGGCTCTCTGGattcttttttgttttccccccttctttcttctcggTAATTAGGGTTACTTCCGAACATTATCTCGGCTGGGAACCTAAAAGCCGGTACAGTTTGCGGAAAGGGGGTCAAGCGGACTGTTCCACCTCAGTGAGTGGACTTGACCCCCTTGCTGATACCCAAATGTCTCAATGgtcatatatatacacctcATTTCTTACATCGCAGGCTTGATTGTAACCTAAGTGTTATGAGAAATGTGAGGGTTTATTTGATGCTTCTTGTCGTGCAGAAGAATACTGTTTACGTTCCAGACAGCTAAGTGATGATATCTGGCTTGAATCAAAGTATCTGCACAAGGCTGTCGCGGAGTTGCAATCCGCGTATCCAAGGTTTGTCCAACCTGCTGTTCTAAGTTCATATTTTGCAAGTAGTGGGCCAAATGCCAAGTATGTAGATGGTATGGATTCAGCTTCCTCAATTTGGATGCAGCACTTCATTGATGAACAAAGAGCCGCTATAGCACCAAATCAAATGGTTGCTCCCAAGGAAACTCCTCGTTCGTAAAATGTCCGTTCTTGGCAGTCTGGTAGTAAATCGGATTGATCAAGTTGAGGTCCCTCGCAATAGCTGCCGGCTTGAGATCGAAATTCTTGCATATAATCTCCTTCAACTGGTTTGCGGTAAACTTGCCGGTCCGGAAGGTATCGATAAAAATGCTCAAGGGCTCCGCGATGCCAATGGAGTAAGACAGCTGGATGAGGACCCTGTGTGCAAGCCCGTGGTGCACAAGTGATTTGGCAATCCACCGAGCCATGTAGGCCGCGGACCGATCAACCTGTATGTTCCTCGAAGCGATTAACAAGGGGCAAGCTCAGGGGCCAGCCATCGCTAGACAGAATGGAAGGGCTTACCTGGCGGAAATCTTTCCCGGAAAAAGCACCTCCCCCGTGGGCACCCCAACCCCCGTAGGTGTCAACAACGATCTTGCGACCGGTCACGCCTGCAAATTTGCCCGACGGGCTGACTCCGATATCTCCTGTGGGCTGGATCTAGTGGGAGGGGTTAATTGGAGGAGCTTTCACCACAGCACGACGAGGAATGGACATACATGGAACTCAGTCCGATCATTCAGATATTCGGCTGGAATTGACTTGCGGACTACATTGTCGAGTATTTCCTGCCGCAGCCTTGCAACCGATACATCTGGAGTATGCTGGGCAGTGATAACGACGTTATGGACGCGGGTGGGAATCATCCTGCCCTGATTCTCAACATACTCCACCGTGACCTGCACCTTGGTGTCGGGTCGAAGCCAGGGAAGGACTCCGTTGGCCTGGGCCGCTTTCAGGTCACGGGAGATCCTGTGCGCCAGATCAATGGTCAAGGGCCTGGGGTTTCTTTGTTAACGATGTTGCCTTTATTGACGGTTCGGTAGACTTACAGCAACTGCGCGGTCTCATCCGTTGCGTAACCAAAAGCCATCCCCTGGAATATAGAGACCGAATGGTGAGCCCGCAATGTTTGTCAAACAGATTGACGGACCGTACCTGGTCGCCTGCCGGTTCATTGTCGAGGGCTTCAAGGCCAGCGGCGATGCCGTTGAACAGCGAGGGGTGTAACTCGACATAGTCCATGACCTCGCACGTCCGATAGTCCAGCTCCTGGTCTGGGCTAACGTACCCAATGTCTTTCAGCACCAGCCGAGCAATGGTGTCAACATCCAATTGCGAGATGAAGTGGACAACTCCAAATACAATCACCAACCCGGGCCGTACAGCAACCTCTATGGCCACCTTGCTCAGAGGATTCTGCTTGAGACACTCGTCGAGGATAGCATCGGCCACCTGGTCGCATATTTTATCTGGGTGGCCTTCCCCAACAGACTCTGATGTAAAAAGAAACGTAGATTCGGACTTCATCTTGCCCAACGGCCTGGAACAATGCGACTCGAATTGAGATTTCAGACAACAGAACTGCGGCGGGGGGACCAAAATCTTTTTATACGCATAGGAACCATATCCATATAGCGTGCCATTGCCCGGACCCAGTTGTCGTCATGCTTTGAAACCATTTGCCGCATTCGAGACTGTCTCGTTATTGCCCTGCATACCACACCTTTACCTCCTAACGTACTGGACTTGTCAGACATTTACTCCGGGTACGAAGTGAAAGTGCAGACACTCCTGGTTAGCCCTATCTACACAAAAAGCAGCGCCATTGTGTGGACAACGTAAAGTTCAAGACGTGTAAAGATACCTATCACCAAGGGTGGACTTGCCTGCGCCAGTCAGAGTACACCTGCACATGCACTGCAGCGCTCCCCTCCTTGCTTCTGAAGGATTGAATATCTGAAGGAAATTCATTACCTTGCAGCACTGCCTGACCGACTTTTTGATAGAAAGAAGTTGAAAGTCGTCAATTCTATCCATTCAATCCTCCGATCTAGGCGTTAATCATAGCTATATGACTAGATCGTACGGGTATCTCTAGCTACAATAAAAGATCGTACTTGGTATGTTGCCGCCTAAAATCTCTGGTGGTAATTAAATcggaaaagaaaagttcCTACAGAGAGCAGGAATGGTACTGTTACACAGGCCAAGGCATGCTACCCTCAAATTTAAGACACTGGAGCCCGACTCGCAGATGCCTGCATTCAGCTGCAACCGCTTTCAGATCCATACCTGTGTAGGGAACGAAGGAAAAGTGGATTATGGTTCCAGGCAGGCATACCGCTGCTTTCACTCCGAGTCAAGGAGGTCCATCAGTGAATGATGACGTCTAGAATATTTGTTTTCCTCCAGATCCCATAATTCGTTTCATTTATGTACCCCTATATACTTTTCCAAACTTCTGGAGAACACTGCCTTGACAAAGGAAGAGCAGCTAGCTCATCTAACTCTTATGTTGCGAATATACAATGCGTTTGACACACCTGTGTGTTGGGCTCGTCCAATGTTTACATGCTTGGGGGGCTCGGCCCGCAAGTATCCCCAAATCGCCAGCCTTCACTGTTCTGGTGGATAATACCCTAGTAACTGCCCCCCCCCCCATCTTGAATCGCATACCAGGTCCACTGATTGCCTCATTCTGCAGGAACCTTCCACCGTCCAATCCAGCCCGTCCTATCTATTGCTACATGAAGCACAAACGCAAGAACGCGCTGCAGAGGCTTGTAACGCACTGGGGGAGGTTCTGGCGAGTGTCGAAGATGTGCCTCTATTCCAGCCACTGCTTCTGGTGCACCAGAAAGCtctggatgaggagcgaTCTCGTCCCATGTGGTTGACAGGAAACGGCGGGGCGTGCACAGCATATACTCTTCCAGATAATCACACCTCGACTGTCGATTGCACCCGCCGTATTGGCGCTCTTTGCACCAATACTGCAGAATATCAGACTGGGTTCAGCGCCCCATCCACAAGTCGCCATGTACATGTTGATACATCGCAAGGATCTATCAAGGGGTTCCGGGACCGCTTGACGGCACAATTCCGGGGAATTCCCTATGCCAAACCCCCGATAGGCGAGAGACGACTGGAGAACCCGGAAAGACTGCACAGCTTACCCGGACAAAAAGGGGGATTGGCATATGATGCTACAAAGTTTAGGCCACTATGTCCGGTGCGTTTTCCTAATTAGAATCCAGTAAACGTGCTGACGTTTAAAAAGCAAGACATGGGCCCGAACGCTACGCCGGACCTCCAAAACCCAGATTATCCTATATCCGAGGACTGCCTATATCTCAATGTCTACACCCCAATGCTTCCGGAAGCTAATGCCCCTGATCTGTTACCTGTGCTGGTTTGGATCCATGGTGGCTCGAATTACTACGGTGGCTCGTCCATGCCTTTCTATCTTGGAATGAACCTCGCAAGCCGCCGACcattggtggtggtctcCCTGAACTACCGCCTCGGCGCGCTGGGATTCCTCTCCGATCCAACGAGGCCATTGGGCTTTGGAAGCAACCAAGCGATGCGCGACCAGATCATGGCTCTGAACTGGGTTCAGGAGCATATCAAATCCTTCGGTGGCGATCCCGCACGAGTCACAATTTTCGGAGAGTCCTCTGGAGGCAGCGCCGTCATGTCTCTCCTCCAGACACCCCTTGCAAAGGGCCTCTTTGCCGGTGCCATCGTCCAGTCCGGGAGCACATGGTCGGGTTGGCAGAGGCCACAGGTGCAGGCCAGCCTCACGCAGAtgttcctggatctggctGGTTGCAAGGACCTGAGTTGCGTGAAAAACGAGCGGACGACCTCGGAGATACTAGAGTACCAAGGGCGGCTGTTTTCAAAGGCTCAAGACGTGTTTCCTCGCGGGCAAGTCAACTTTGTCGAGCCGGTGCGGCCGTATATCGATCATGACCTGATCACGGAAGATTGGGATACTGCATTGGCGAATGGTCGTTACCACAAGGTGCCAACGCTTGTCACATATACCCGTGACGAGTTCGGATTGATTCTACAGGCCAATGAGTCGTTCAAGGAAAGCCCGACAAATTATTCAACAGCGGCTGAGTTTCTAGCCACATTTCTCCTAGGCGAGGAGCGGACCAGACAAGTATTAGACACCCCGGAGCTGGGGTTCGACCGGTCATTGATCCCTGCGCCTGATGTTACCGACCCGTTTATCCAACTTACTACGGACCTAGGGTACCGATGTAGCAGTGAGATCTACGCAAGCCTTCTAGAGCGGCATAACCGCGACGTATGGGAAGTATCGTGGGACATCGGTCTGCCGCAGTTCCTCGGGGGCAAGATCTGTGGCAATGGCACGGGCCGCGCCTGCCATGCCGCTGAACTGCCTATCCTGTTTGGCTCAGCGGGATATGCCAATATCAGCAGTCATGATGCGCTCGCCTCTGTTAGCTACTTCCAGCAGGCTCGCGACACGATTGATCTGTACAGCAACTTCGTGTATGATGGCGAGTTGAGCATCAATACGACTGAGTATCCTCAGCGTGGTGGCGATGCGGTCCGCAATGTCCTCCACTGGAACGACATGCCTGCGTCAACCGGTGGAGGCGTCCGCTGGGAGATCTgccagaagatggaggagatgaagttGTATGATCGGTTGCACTACCCATATTTCCCCATCCGTGACCCCCGCGTACGCGTGGGAGAAAGTCAGGGTAATTTGCAGGATCCCTTGGGAGCAGGGCCCTTTGGTTGAGAGCTTTTAGTTTGGGCCCCTTGCTTGGTTGGATTCTGTGCATAATTCCTGTAGCTGGCTGGAAGCTGAGGTATGCTTGCCGGGTGGAATTTTCCACTGCGAGTGGGATCAACATACTCCGTAGCTAGGTACTGATAGTTCAAGTCACAAAGTATGGACCCATACGATGACGTAACAATCGGGTcaataactaattaactattgACTTCTGTTTGCGGCTTTCAAAGAATATATCACTGGCTCCTTGCCATGTTAAACCTCGGCACCTTCAAGCAGAGGACTGGAACTTCTATACGGTGATATCTCGGATACCTCGCCTCACAACTGTGGGAAATGAGTTCTTCATCCAATCTACCCAATGAGAGGCGCAACGAGCCATGGATGGGTGAGCTACGCTCGTCGAACAAGTTTACCTTGGCCACAATGTCCATGGCACTCTTTACAGGTATGTCACTAATGTATTCGCTTGCTTGTCAGCTGCGATATCTGACTGAACCATTCCTGCAGATGAGCTTCTTTTCTCATTTATGGTCCCCTTGCTTCCTTACATCTTTGCGCAGCGTATCCACGTTGAAGAATCTCGTGTGCAAGCATACACATCAATATTCTTATTCGAAGGCGCTTTAGTCGCCATCATAACCAGCCCATTGATTGGACATGTTGCCGACCGCGCAAAGTCCAAGAAGGCCTTGCTCCTCGGCATGCTAATGCTGACACTTGCCAGCGTCTGTGGTCTTGCGCTTACAACGTCGTGTACGTACGTCCATCTTACCACCCTTGTTCTCATTGTACTTACTAGCCAGAGGGAACAGTGGCTGGGCTCTTTATCGGTCGATTCTTCCAGTGTTTCACCAGCAACGGACTCTGGATTGTGGGGGTCGCAACGATGGTCGAGGGTGTGGGGAGTGAGCACATGGGCAAGATCGCAGGGCTAACCTCAACTTTGACTGCGGCGGGGACATGTGCAGGTCCATTGCTAGCCGGAGTCCTCTTCGGGCTTGGAGGGTACTGGCCTGCGTGGATTGGCCCAGCTGTGTTCCTGGTCGTGGATATTCTAATGCGTGTTTTGTTGATTGATCGTCCCAAAGCACCACGAGAGGGTAAGTATGGCGCATACATTAAGTGAGAGGACGCTAATCTCCTGAGAAAGGTCTCCCAGATCAAACTTCTGATGATGGAATCGAAGCTACGGAGGATTCCCGTTTGCTGGGTGGACCTCCGGTTGCAGGTCAAGTCGAAGAAGCAACAGGATGGCGGTTCTACGCTCATCTGTTTCGCCAGCCGCGCTTCGCCACAGGTATCATTTGCTACACAGCGTATGCGCTGTACATCGCCAGCTTCCAGGCTACCATCCCCTTGCACTCATCCGACACATTCAACTGGGGCGTTTTCCCAGccgggcttctcctcgccgcTGTTCAAGGCCCGGGGATGGTCCTGGCTCCGCTAATTGGATACTGGAAAGACCGCTGGGGACCGCGGTTCCCAACAACGATTGCGTTCTTCTTAATGGTACCGTTCCTTCTGCTGTCGGGCGCAGCGGGTGATGATCGCTTTCCTTGGTTTACTGGCGGAACCAAAGGCAAGGTCACTTATATTTGCGCCTTGGCCACGACGGGGTGTCTTATGTCTTTACTGAGTGGAGTCGGGGCAATGGAAGCGACTGGTGAGTTGTCTGCGAGCCCACTATTGACTAGCAACTACAGTTTTAGTTAAACTTTTATTTTCCCTGTAGAGGCTGTTGATAAGTCAGAAGAAGATCACCCGGGCATCTTCGGAATATATGGAGGCTACTCTCGAGCTGTCGCCATTACGAGCATGAGTTGGACCACGGGTCTGTTGGTTGGGCCCGTCTTAGCAGGGTTCGTGGTGGAGAGATTTGGTTATTTCGAACTCCAGTCTGTTCTGGGTATGCTCTGCTCTCTCCTCGAGGTCACTTTCCTTTCTAGGGTGTATTGCTGATGGCATGTATAGCGACTATCTCGATCGCCTGTGGCATAAGTGCGGCGCTTTATCTCAGTCCCGTCGCTCCTAACTCACGGGTTGCCGAGGGGAATGAGGAGGATATGCATCACAATCAGGACTCcagttaatatttttttttatggAAAACCTGTCGTTGTAGAAAGCAAATAAATCAGTCCACTTTGGTCCTTGCTGAACTCAACAGGCAGGCCAACCTCTAATCTTGAATTTATACAAAAGTCCACCCTTCATCATACCATAGTTTGTACGTACATGTCTTACGACTTCCCATTCAGCCCCATCCAGACTCTCGAGGCTCTTGCACGGAACATTCCACTGATCTCCACTCCCCCAAGAGCCCATCATGGCGCGGCGCAAAGACAGCTTTGGAAAACCAGTCTCAGTAGACACCATACAAGACGAGGTCTCCGCTGCGACGAAGACAGAGAGTCTCTCTGTGAAAGGTGGGTGGCCGAGTACAGGTGAGCTGTATGATCGTCGGctcgaggaggttgtggatgaCTATGTTGAATGGGAGGAGAATGAACTTGGGTATGAGAGTGGACTGGTTGGACTTGCGAAGAATATGGATGAGCGGCGTGATGTCCTGGATTGGTCAGTGGCAAGTTATATGCGAAGCTGGAAGATTATATATCCTTTGGCACAGGCTGCTTGCTTATATTACACGTTGCTTAGAAATGGAATACATTCTGAGCATCAACCTCCCTAGCTTTGAAGTGCCGCTCTCCGGAATAACTAGTACCAGGTTAGTTGGAAATATGTTCTAGAGATACCAAATATCAGACGCCTTACCTCCAATGAATGAGTCCCGCGGCTATATCCATGCACCCTTGGACAGACGCCTTGGCTACATCGTTGCGGCCTTGGTCGAATTCGGATAGCAGAGCTGCCGCAGCACGCTCAATTCCACTCACGTCCCTGTTGGCAAACCCGTAGCCTTGGCTAAGCTTAGTTGACAGTATATAAAATTAGGCTGGTAGTGTAGCAATGATGGGATAGACGCCGGCGGCGTAGTCCCGTCTCCGCCCGTATCCTTCAGCGGATGGAATACTCCCGTCCTGCGTCAGATTAGGTAGCCTTGCAGGACCCTTACATAGCTCATTACAGCTCTTCCTGCCCAAGCTTTATGCCTATACCGCAGCTTCATTCTCTATTTTGTGCCGCCCTTTTACATTTCTCTTTACCTTAGCGGAGTAACCCAATATGGCAAAGAAAGGTAACAAATGGAGCGAAGTCAAGCTCAGGCAGGCGATTGGTGAAGCAATCTACAGTCATCATCTACAAAAAACAAGCCAATCGACCAGGAAGCCATCAAAGCAAGGTACCTGGGAAGGAGCCCGAGGCACGCTCATTTTATTCAAAGCTTTGTGGACAGGTAAGTGAATTACTATACAACTTATACCTACTTGCTGAAGTCATATTGTATAAGCTACTCGACGCAACTCGACGCAAAGACCAATGGAACTGAAATTCCAACCTCGGCGCATGCCTCATCGCTGGCTCTGAGCCCTAAAACCCAGTCATATTCCCAGACGCAGGCTCAGTACACTCCACCACCTTCCAAATTCCGAACGAGACCACCTTCAATAGGACCTTCATACTCTGCCACACATCTCTATACTCCAACCACCCCCGCGGATTTGAACAGGTGGTTTTTCCTCCTGCATGGTGAGAACTTCCACAGGCTGGAACCTTATCTATTAGATAAATAGGCCAGGGCTGCTTATATCTTATTGAAATAGTAGCATGGGTTAGTTAATTTTAAAGCTAGGGCTATATAATCTAGAGCTGCTATATACTAGTTAACCGGgatagataattatattatttttttaatagttgCTCCGGTATATACcagaatagaataaaatattttttagagTTAGaattcttttataaattttatttaatcttagGGCCTGGTAATTATAATATCCGGTTTCAGCAGGCTGCTGTATAGAGGCTTGCTATGGCGGTTTAAAGGTCTGTCGCCGGCTCATGCGGCGTTGACCGACAGTCCCCAGATACTGAGAATGCAGCTGCAGTTGAATATCATCGAACCCTCGGGGCATCGGCCTCTTCATGTGCATGGCTTCCGGCATCGAATTCTAATACAGTCCGCCTTCTCAGAATCCCACTAGAGCAAGCTGCCATACACAGCCAGTACAACAACAGGGAAAAAGCaagatatagaatataatagaaaAGTAGGATAACCTTCAAAATGCTGACTAGTGGCCTGAACGCAGCGGAATGTTATTTTTATGTCTTGATCCGGCAGGCATAAAACATCTCTCAGCTATAACTAAGCGTCTCactaataagataataaaaaataaaagtcACCGTCTGCCCTTCCCAATACCGACGACAGCTCTGTTCGTTCTCCCCTTGATATACAACGTATAGAGCCTGATTGCTGTGGCCACAACCATAACAGTCCAGCGTTCTCCGAACACCGTCTGGTAATCCGCCAACTGTAATGTGAACGCATGCGTCAGGCTCGACCAGGCTGTCCGCCATTCAAGAAAGGCGACGGGCTCAGAATCGTCACAACCGCCGTTCAATTGGGATGAGACCTGAATTAATCTGTAGCCGTTTCTCTTACCCTGCTTGACCCTCCTCCATACGAACTCCTCCCGCCGCAGCTCCTCCCCCACCTCAATAGCGAAGCGGAAGGCGACATCATTGTCCACGCCAGGATCAGCGCTCATAAGCTCGGTTTTCAtttccatatccatatccttGGGGTCATCAACGGGCGGTTGGGAGCCGCGCAGGAAGACAATACCATCCGGGTTAAAAGCATGAAGGCCCGGTACCTCATCGCCCGCCGCAGCAAGCAGGGGGTCCTTGGGGCTCATCCCACTGCGTAGAAGAAACCCAGTTCGCATCCCCAGCGGGGGCTTGCCGCTGTACCCTGTTTGCATTTCGATCAGGCATAGCCGGTCTTTGGCGTGGGCGCCGCAGAGGTTCATGGATTTCCATTTTGTCCATTGGCCGTGGACGCTCATGGTtgatggaaatggaaatgaaaACGGGCCAGGGCCATGACGAGAATGTGGTGACGATAGGGGTTTGGTTTCCTGGTGTGTGGCCATGATGGACTCGACTGggttggaagaggagggggagggtaGATATTGATGGATACCACATAATATCATGCTCTAGTAGCCCCGCCATTTATGACACTCCGGTCAAGTATCAGGTTGCAATATGGGGTGGAATGGCCTATCTGGTGCATCTGGTCAGGGGCCAAAAAACACTGGGCAAAGAACTATTTACTCGTCATCAAATCCCACTTTCCAAGACCTTTTCAAAAAGGAAACTTACCCGATGAAGTATCTAAATCAGCTTGATTGTTTCTGTAGTCTACGTAGCTCAGCTATTTTACACCAGAGCATCCAGTGCGTCCGTCAACTCCCGCGGCATCCGCGTTGTAACAGACAATCTACAAGGGCGTCCTTGAATCCTTCGTCAGCCACCTGCGGGGCAATATCAGATTCCCACCTATCGTTAAACCCGGTGAATTGAGGGACTTTCTCCTGAAGTTTAGCTTTTATGCCCAGCTTCGTCGACCTGCAGCTGTCCCGCAAACGTGGCTGTGACTGTGGGCCCGTCCCCCATGCGTGCGATCAAAACCGCTCAGCTACTGGAGTTACGGAGTACTGAGGCAAGAGAGTAATAAACCTAAACAGTCCGGAGCCAGATCCTGCTGCCGACAAAGAATGCAATCTACTCTGAACGCGATCCTCGGCGCAGCCCAGCTCGTTGCCAGCTGCTTCATGGCCTGGAAGGCCATTTCCCTTTGTACCGGGACGCCATACCCAATGATGGTGGTCACCACAGGGTCGATGCTTCCCGCATTCGCCCCCGGCGACGTCTTGTTTGTCTCCAACCACTATCGGGATGCTGCAATAGGCGATTTGCCTGTTTGTTGGTTACCGGGGAGCGCGATTCCAATGGTTCATAGGGTGCACCGGGTGACATATGTGCATAACCAAAACAACCTGTAAGCACTGTACAAACTAAAATAACTTTGCTTTGCTGTACTGTGCTGATTTGATTTCGAATACGTAGCAGCCAGCAGCTGATACTGACCAAGGGGGACAATAATCCCATCGACGATACGGTCATGTATCCCGGCAGCCAGGGCTTCTTGGACCG
This genomic interval from Aspergillus puulaauensis MK2 DNA, chromosome 7, nearly complete sequence contains the following:
- a CDS encoding uncharacterized protein (COG:S;~EggNog:ENOG410Q1NU;~SECRETED:SignalP(1-20)) translates to MKAILSSVLGIGCVAHVANASIVALDNPNLFPFVFNGVAVFNYPDWNTQHPRDRTLEGENFFCYATEKGYLSFGWWLAASPETDYSHCRADSLDYVWYEYSEKIECTEMGCKAHILNYWAANNTLKFETDYVFSDANLADPQLGTLSTFYRDEQQGPSAVGTRRVLSSEASTALECCQALKTFRRVRDRHNLNLAFDFEDICPPREAVKSSWWQWGQTSLGGGCDDEGEGEGGFGNDLR
- a CDS encoding uncharacterized protein (COG:I;~EggNog:ENOG410PPHA;~InterPro:IPR019826,IPR019819,IPR002018,IPR029058;~MEROPS:MER0030934;~PFAM:PF00135,PF07859;~SECRETED:SignalP(1-21)); translation: MRLTHLCVGLVQCLHAWGARPASIPKSPAFTVLVDNTLEPSTVQSSPSYLLLHEAQTQERAAEACNALGEVLASVEDVPLFQPLLLVHQKALDEERSRPMWLTGNGGACTAYTLPDNHTSTVDCTRRIGALCTNTAEYQTGFSAPSTSRHVHVDTSQGSIKGFRDRLTAQFRGIPYAKPPIGERRLENPERLHSLPGQKGGLAYDATKFRPLCPQDMGPNATPDLQNPDYPISEDCLYLNVYTPMLPEANAPDLLPVLVWIHGGSNYYGGSSMPFYLGMNLASRRPLVVVSLNYRLGALGFLSDPTRPLGFGSNQAMRDQIMALNWVQEHIKSFGGDPARVTIFGESSGGSAVMSLLQTPLAKGLFAGAIVQSGSTWSGWQRPQVQASLTQMFLDLAGCKDLSCVKNERTTSEILEYQGRLFSKAQDVFPRGQVNFVEPVRPYIDHDLITEDWDTALANGRYHKVPTLVTYTRDEFGLILQANESFKESPTNYSTAAEFLATFLLGEERTRQVLDTPELGFDRSLIPAPDVTDPFIQLTTDLGYRCSSEIYASLLERHNRDVWEVSWDIGLPQFLGGKICGNGTGRACHAAELPILFGSAGYANISSHDALASVSYFQQARDTIDLYSNFVYDGELSINTTEYPQRGGDAVRNVLHWNDMPASTGGGVRWEICQKMEEMKLYDRLHYPYFPIRDPRVRVGESQGNLQDPLGAGPFG
- a CDS encoding uncharacterized protein (COG:U;~EggNog:ENOG410Q1SZ;~InterPro:IPR020846,IPR011701,IPR036259;~PFAM:PF07690;~TransMembrane:11 (n10-19c24/25o34-56i68-88o94-116i128-150o156-176i232-253o265-289i301-317o332-353i380-403o409-430i);~go_function: GO:0022857 - transmembrane transporter activity [Evidence IEA];~go_process: GO:0055085 - transmembrane transport [Evidence IEA]) encodes the protein MSMALFTDELLFSFMVPLLPYIFAQRIHVEESRVQAYTSIFLFEGALVAIITSPLIGHVADRAKSKKALLLGMLMLTLASVCGLALTTSLAGLFIGRFFQCFTSNGLWIVGVATMVEGVGSEHMGKIAGLTSTLTAAGTCAGPLLAGVLFGLGGYWPAWIGPAVFLVVDILMRVLLIDRPKAPREGLPDQTSDDGIEATEDSRLLGGPPVAGQVEEATGWRFYAHLFRQPRFATGIICYTAYALYIASFQATIPLHSSDTFNWGVFPAGLLLAAVQGPGMVLAPLIGYWKDRWGPRFPTTIAFFLMVPFLLLSGAAGDDRFPWFTGGTKGKVTYICALATTGCLMSLLSGVGAMEATEAVDKSEEDHPGIFGIYGGYSRAVAITSMSWTTGLLVGPVLAGFVVERFGYFELQSVLATISIACGISAALYLSPVAPNSRVAEGNEEDMHHNQDSS
- a CDS encoding uncharacterized protein (COG:S;~EggNog:ENOG410PRJF), giving the protein MSVHGQWTKWKSMNLCGAHAKDRLCLIEMQTGYSGKPPLGMRTGFLLRSGMSPKDPLLAAAGDEVPGLHAFNPDGIVFLRGSQPPVDDPKDMDMEMKTELMSADPGVDNDVAFRFAIEVGEELRREEFVWRRVKQGKRNGYRLIQVSSQLNGGCDDSEPVAFLEWRTAWSSLTHAFTLQLADYQTVFGERWTVMVVATAIRLYTLYIKGRTNRAVVGIGKGRR
- a CDS encoding uncharacterized protein (COG:U;~EggNog:ENOG410PY5W;~InterPro:IPR036286,IPR027245,IPR001733;~MEROPS:MER0000600;~SECRETED:SignalP(1-26);~go_component: GO:0016020 - membrane [Evidence IEA];~go_function: GO:0004252 - serine-type endopeptidase activity [Evidence IEA];~go_function: GO:0008233 - peptidase activity [Evidence IEA];~go_process: GO:0006465 - signal peptide processing [Evidence IEA]) — protein: MQSTLNAILGAAQLVASCFMAWKAISLCTGTPYPMMVVTTGSMLPAFAPGDVLFVSNHYRDAAIGDLPVCWLPGSAIPMVHRVHRVTYVHNQNNLSQQLILTKGDNNPIDDTVMYPGSQGFLDRGQVLGFVRGYVPFIGWVVIAVQELSRLPELATMLFRGIGS